The Orenia metallireducens genomic interval TAGAAAAATTTATGGCAGACTGGGAACAGAAAAAAAATTAATTTTTGTTGGGACTGAAGGAGGTATTTGATTTGTTAAAACAAGTAGCTAATACAATAAGAGGTTTATCAGCAGATGCTGTGCAAAAAGCAAATTCTGGTCACCCAGGTTTGCCTTTAGGTTGCGCAGAGATAGGAGCTGTACTTTTTAGTGAAGTGATGAATCATAATCCAAAGAATCCTCAATGGCCTAATCGTGATAGATTTGTTTTATCAGCAGGGCATGGATCTATATTCTTGTATTCTTTACTTCATTTATCTGGTTATGATTTATCATTAGAAGATTTAAAGAACTTTAGACAGTTACATTCTAAGACACCAGGTCATCCTGAATACGGTTATACTCCAGGGGTAGAAACAACGACAGGGCCTTTAGGTCAAGGTTTTGCTAATGCAGTTGGAATGGCAATATCAGAACGAATAGCTGCTGAAAAATATAATACTAATGATTATGAAATTATAGACCATTATACATATGTATTACTAGGTGATGGGTGTATGATGGAAGGAATTGTAGCAGAAGCTGCATCTTTAGCTGGCCATTTAGGTTTAGGTAAGTTAATTGCTATCTATGATGATAATGATATTTCAATTGGTGGTAGTACAGATATTACCTTTACTGAGGATGTACCAGCAAGGTTTAAAGCTTATAATTGGCATGTTATTGATAAAGTAGATGGACATGATATAGATGCTATCAAAGAAGCAATTGCAAAGGCTAAGGAAGTAGAAGATAAACCAACACTTATAGTTGCTAAGACTAAAATAGGTTGTGGGTCACCTACTAAAGAGGGTACTAGTGCAGCTCATGGGGCTCCTTTAGGTAAAGAAGAAATTAAAGGATTAAAAGAAAATTTAGGGTTACCAACTGATAAAAAGTTTTATGTATCAGAAGAGGTAAGGGAATTTTTAATTAATAGATTAGAAGAATTAGAAAATAAAGATATAGAGTGGGAAGATAAATTTGTAAAATGGGCTAAGGCTAATCCTGATTTAAAGAAAGAATGGGACCAGGCTTATGATTTAGGACTTCCAGTTGATTTTAAAGATACAATTATGAATTTAGATATAAAAGCTCCTATTGCAAGTAGAAGTTCTTCAGGAATAGTTTTACAGAAAGTTGCCGATGAAGTACCTTATTTAGTAGGTGGTTCTGCCGATTTAGCACCATCTAATAAGACTTATCTTAATAAATATGGTGAGATTC includes:
- the tkt gene encoding transketolase, coding for MLKQVANTIRGLSADAVQKANSGHPGLPLGCAEIGAVLFSEVMNHNPKNPQWPNRDRFVLSAGHGSIFLYSLLHLSGYDLSLEDLKNFRQLHSKTPGHPEYGYTPGVETTTGPLGQGFANAVGMAISERIAAEKYNTNDYEIIDHYTYVLLGDGCMMEGIVAEAASLAGHLGLGKLIAIYDDNDISIGGSTDITFTEDVPARFKAYNWHVIDKVDGHDIDAIKEAIAKAKEVEDKPTLIVAKTKIGCGSPTKEGTSAAHGAPLGKEEIKGLKENLGLPTDKKFYVSEEVREFLINRLEELENKDIEWEDKFVKWAKANPDLKKEWDQAYDLGLPVDFKDTIMNLDIKAPIASRSSSGIVLQKVADEVPYLVGGSADLAPSNKTYLNKYGEIQKDNFDGRNFRFGVREHAMAAIANGISVYGGLRPFVSTFHVFSDYMKPAIRVAALMKQPVIYVLTHDSIYVGEDGPTHQPIEQTESLRLIPNLQVLRPADEEEVKAAWVQAMKKTDGPTALVLTRQNLPHIKKEKPENIYKGGYVVRSSNNEEVVLIAAGSEVSLAVEVANKLENEGKKARVVSVPERNKFVSQGKDYIEEVLGSQDALRVAIEAGVGQGWYQLLGAKYHVVSVEDFGESGSGEELGKHFGFVAEEITEQIINKL